The genomic region ACACTGACAAGACAGATAGTAATTCGAAGAGACGCAATAAAGGTACTAAAAACAGCTTCAAGTGTGAGCAGTGTAGTCACAGTTTTGCTCACAAAATCGCCCTCGATGCTCATAGACGTAAAGTGCATGAAGGAAGCATGCGTCCCTTTCAATGTGATCGATGTGAAAAATCGTATACATGCATCGGTGGACTATATAAGCACATCAAGGAAATTCACGAAGCCGAGGTGCGTTCATATTCGTGCAACATACCTGGATGTGACCGTGTCtatactagttttattgcaatgCAAAAACATAAGCGATTGAAACACTCGGATACACCCTGCGTGAAAATATATGTTTGCGAACAATGCGGCGCAACGTTCAACCAATCCGGTAATCTTAAATACCATCGTCGTTCTAAACATCCTACAGACGCAGAACAAGCCGCTCAAGACCAATTGAAGGAGCGTTTTGAATGTGACGTGTGTAAGAAATTGTTCCATTCACGTTACACCTTAAAGTATCACACCTTACAACTGCACACCAACGAAATGAAGTACGAGTGTAATGTGTGTGACCGtagaatggcaaaaaaatttatgcTCGACAAACATATGTTAGTTCACTCTACTGATAAGATGCCGTGTGAACACTGCGGTAAGGGGTTTGTTAGAAAATTTGAGTTGGAAGCGCACGTTAGAATAGTGCACATGAAATTGAAGCCTTTTGAATGTCAGTATTGTTCCGAGTGTTTTGCTTCAAGAAGAACGTTGCGCCATCATGAGTATATACACACCGGTGAGAAACCGTATGTTTGTGATGTCTGTGGGCAGGCGTATCGTCAACAGACCCGTTTGAAAAACCATCGTAAATCGCACGAAAGAATTAATGTTGATAACGTGATATCAACCAATAGTAATAGGACTCCAATGAACTCATTTTTGAATGCACCATATCATATAATTGCTCAGAAAATAGTACCTTTGACAAATGGTAACACCGATGCAACAAACCTTAGTAGCAACGTTAACGAAGTAACTAATTTGTCATCTTGTAAGGTTGCTGGAACTCTGATTAATATAACTGACACTGGAATTGCAGAGGATAAATCTAATATTCAGCAATAACTCGTTCAAAAATGAAGAGCTGGaaacttttggttttaatttattattatacaatttaaataattctGCAGCTACATAAGTTCTTGTGGTTTTATAACGAaaatctacttttttttaaagtataagtTAAGAAATACAgtttatttttgaacaaaacaataATTGTAAGAAGAAAGTTCGTCCTCTTTTactttacatattatattttagtagTTCTTATAAATAATTAGCTTTTACTAGGTAATGTTTTTCCATCCGGCGGGCTTTCGTCTGCATTTTGTGCATTTGCAGCTTTCATTTCTCGTTCTATGTAGACATTTATGTCATTCAGCGGTTTGTAGTACAAATGAACCAGTTGCGAGCCTGCCATCATTGATAGCATCGCCGCCGAAAGAAATTTCATATATTGTCCCCATGAAACACCAGCAGGCATTTTGTAAATGTAATAATTGCCGTTAATGGTAATAAATCGATTACTGTTTTGTTACGTCGTTTCTTTAGCTTGTGACTGCACCTGATTTTGTGTTGTTTGTAATTTATCCTCCACAAAGTTTTTCGCCTGTCGTTTTTTAAATGTATGATCTAAAAGTTCAAAATATATCAGTGTTCTCCTCAAaggtaaatcaaaaaaattttttaacttagaCATAGacattattttggtggaatatctaattttattttatttatttatgtatataagctTATACAAtgtaaatttacatatgtacaaccTAAAAACATGCAGCGCTAGCATCAGAGGCTATCAGCTGACCGTTGAATGAATGATTTGTGTTAAATTCTTCTCAATAGGTCACAATCTTTTAGTAAGttataaatggtttttatgttttcctCAGTTGGGCTGGAAAGGAGGGAAATAGGATCCGTATTAGAGTAACATTCTCTTTTATCTCGAAGCATTGGGCAAAATTCTAATAGGTGTAGGACAGTTGCTGTGTCGTTGCAAAATGGACAGTTATTGGTTCTTATGCCACCAAGGATGTGAGCATGCGTAGCTATTGTGTGTCCTATCCGGAGACGTATGTATGGAGTAAGAAAGTTAGCTGGAATTGTTGCAGGATATACTGGTTTGATCCTTGCTGAGTTGACTATTGTATAATGATGATTATAAGAAATCCAATCGATGAAGAGTTTCGAGTGCCTCTTTTCGTTGATGAGACGATATATATCAGATTTTGTAAAGAAGTTGAGTGTTAATGTGGGCGCGTTAGATGCATCTTTTGCTAATTCGTCTGCGTAAATATTTCCTGTTATACCAGTATGGCTAGGAACCCACATTagcttaattttcttttgatataaaataagaTATTCTCTAATTGAATTGATGACAGTAGTTTGGTTATAGCAATTTTTTATAGCTTGAAAACATGATAAGCTGTCGGTACATATTACATACTTTCCAGAGTTTTTAGAAGCATGTAGAACAGCGTGGAAAATTGCGGTGGCCTCAGCAATAAATATAGAACAGAAAGGGAAAAGCAGCCCATAGGATATCGGCTTACCTTTCTCGCTAACGACAGCAAAAGACGTATTTGAGTTTTTAGAGCCGTCCGTATAAAGAAATTTCCAATTATTATGTTTCAATTCGCTCGCGATTACTCGAAACTCAGCGATATAAATCGCATTAGGAGTGATGTTCTTAGGTAGGCGGACTAGATTGTCTATAAAAGATTCTTTAGGGATCAACCATGGTGGATGACAAAGTTTACGTAATTTAGGTGGTTTTAATGGCAAGTTATTTGTTTTAGCGAAAATCCCGCAAATGTATATAGCTGATTCAATTTTTGGCAATCGGATCCGTGATGACgatgaaaacaaaacttttcgtAGCAAGTTGTTGGAACCAAGAATAATCCTAGGGTAGAGTTTCATAGTACTGTCTTCCATGTTATCCCTTAGTGAGGGAAGGCCAGATTcagctaataaattttttataggcgATGTTGGAAATGCACGAAGCGATCTTCTTATAGCTGAATGATAGGGTGAAGCAAGCAGTTTGAGATGGTTATTTGAGTGATGTCCATAAATTTCAATAGCGTAGTTTATTACTGAGAGTATTAAAGCGTTGACGACTTGAATTAATAGAGCTGGGCCAATGAGCGAGCGGTTACATGATAGGTACTTAAcaatatttgagtttttaataattctatttCTTATATACTGACAGTGATctttaaatacatacttactat from Anastrepha obliqua isolate idAnaObli1 chromosome 2, idAnaObli1_1.0, whole genome shotgun sequence harbors:
- the LOC129237997 gene encoding zinc finger protein ZFP2-like → MPFLTKENLNQHCRTCLKKLKIQDNSLIPNIDVVDEVSECKEFCISIVNNEELQNLIAFYMDEHWPIEAPELILGEYPQCVCIHCYNKLQSFGLFRELIKKSAQKLQSILCHGVNKVEIDDDGSEENQGMGKEPETARATDMFNFLHKDTLMETESVKLESDNVGTLMSESVPDPDQFDTDISAERRATQSEISNNVINEESYDQVWQDESEADLEKPSISVTSENVDSRILNTQTVKSNLTNTFECILNDKQNDDGLGNIKCARVSKKRFAEYVATKIEKHKNSMKKAIEVSRHTQNFVDTDKTDSNSKRRNKGTKNSFKCEQCSHSFAHKIALDAHRRKVHEGSMRPFQCDRCEKSYTCIGGLYKHIKEIHEAEVRSYSCNIPGCDRVYTSFIAMQKHKRLKHSDTPCVKIYVCEQCGATFNQSGNLKYHRRSKHPTDAEQAAQDQLKERFECDVCKKLFHSRYTLKYHTLQLHTNEMKYECNVCDRRMAKKFMLDKHMLVHSTDKMPCEHCGKGFVRKFELEAHVRIVHMKLKPFECQYCSECFASRRTLRHHEYIHTGEKPYVCDVCGQAYRQQTRLKNHRKSHERINVDNVISTNSNRTPMNSFLNAPYHIIAQKIVPLTNGNTDATNLSSNVNEVTNLSSCKVAGTLINITDTGIAEDKSNIQQ
- the LOC129238000 gene encoding ubiquinol-cytochrome-c reductase complex assembly factor 6, which encodes MPAGVSWGQYMKFLSAAMLSMMAGSQLVHLYYKPLNDINVYIEREMKAANAQNADESPPDGKTLPSKS